The genomic DNA TTCGTACTGGAGGGCACGGGTCAAGGCATACATCAGCTGCCAGCCGGTCTTGCCGTCCTCCTCGACCTTCACGCCGATCTTGTTCTCGCCATAAACGGTGTTCACGAATCTCTGTGCACTGCGGACCATCTCGTCTTCCACGTGACCGCCCCTTCCAGAGGGTTAGGGGGTCCACCGTGGCGAGGATCCGAGTGCAGGGGTACCTCCAAAGTTGCAGGGCGAGGGGTCAGAGACCCAGGGTGCGCAATGCCCGCCACGTGGCCGGCCCCACCATCCCGTCCGCGTCCAGGCCTGCCCGCTTCTGGAAGATCAGGACCGCGCTCTGGGTCTTCGGGCCGAAGTCGCCGTCCACCTCGCCGACCTCCGTGATCCCGTGGAGGTGGCGGAGCAGGCACTGGAGTTCTCTGACCTGGCTGCCACCGTCGCCGCGCTTGATGGTGAAGTCCCAGGTGCCGCTGTGGCCGGCCATGTGGCCGCGGCCGTCGGAGCTCTCGTACACGACGGGCTGCTCGCAGGTGGGAGGCGCGGCGGCGGCGGGGGCCGACTCCCACGGGGTGGTGTAGGCCAGGCTGGCCGCCCCGAGGATCCCTGCCGCGAGCGCCGCCGCCAGGGCCGGGCGGCGCCACCGCCGGGGTCGGAGCCGCGGGAGCCGGACGGACCGGGAGGCGCCCGCCGCCTCTTCCACGCGGCGCAGCAACGTGGCGGTGCCGATGTCGCGCTCCGCGTGGGCCGGGGCCAGGCAGTCCCGCAGGATGTCCTGCCACGCGTCGGGCAGGCTGGGGGACAGGCGCAGTTCCTCACGGCCGCGGGCGTAGCGCATCGCCGCGTCGGAGCGTGCCTCCGAGGTGCCGCCGGGCAGCGGGAAGGCACCGGTCAGGACGACGTGCGCGAGGACGCCGAAGGCCCACACGTCGGCCGACGGGCGGATGCGGGTGCCGCGCTCGTCGACCTCGGGCCACAGCAGCTCGGGCGGGGTGTAGTCCGGGGTGGCGAACGCGGGCGTGTAGGCGTGGGTGCCCTCCAGCTCGGCGGCCATGTTGAAGTCGGCGAGGCGGGCCGAACCGTCCGCCATCAGCAGCACGTTGGCCGGTTTCAGGTCGCCGTGCACCCAGCCCGCGTGGTGCAGCTGGTGCAGGCCCTCGCAGATCTGGGCGAGCAGGGCGGGCCCGGCCTCCGGGGCCGGCGTCCTGGCCAGCACCGCGTCCAGGGAGCCCTCGGCCCGCTCCAGCACCAGGACGGTCGCGCCGTCCAGCTCCGGGTGGTCCGGGTCGTCGACCGTCAGCGTGTCGTACATCCGGATCAGTCGGGGGGAGCGGAGCCGTCGCAGCAGTTGCACCTCGCGTTCGGCCAGGTCGCGCAGGTGGTGCAGCCGGCGCGGGGTACGGGTGCCGGTGGGCAGGAACTTCAGCGCCGCCCGGCGCGGCAGTTCGTCACCGTCGAAGGTGCGCAGGGCCGCGTCGTAGACCGTGGCGAACGCTCCGGAGGCGAGCGGCTCGCGCACCTCCCACGGTCCGATCCGGTAGCCCTTCGGTACGGGGACCGCGTACGGCCGCCCGGTCATCGCTTCGCCTCGCTCGGGACCGGCGCGAGCACCACCAGATCGTCCTCGCGGACGAGGTCGAAGCGGAGGGCGAGGGAGGCCAGGGATTCCTTCTTGCCGTGCGTGCGTCTGCCCGGCTCGGCCGTGTCCGGGCCCGGTCTCAACCGTAGTTTGACGGCGAGGTAGTCGATGTTCCAGTACACGGCGGAGCGGCTGGCCTTGGGCCAGCTGGGGCGCAGCCGCTCCACCATTTCCTCGACCGCGGGCAGCGGCGCCCGGGGTTCACCGCGCAGGCGCCGCTCGCACAGGGCCGCCAGCACCGCGAAGTACCGTTTGGTGCGGTCCAGGGCGAACGCCGGTACGGTACCGGCCCCTTCCAGGCCCCCGCGCTCGACGCTGCGGAAGGCGTGCCGCGGCGCCCAGACGTCGAAGCTGAGCAGGTCCCCCGCGGCGGGCAGGGTCACCCGCGCCAGCTCGAACGGCACCGGTGCCTCCACGCGGCCCGGCGCGACCTTGACGTGCTCGCCGGCCCCCTCCGGGTTCTCCACCACGTAGGTCTGGTCCTCGCTGAGATTGCTCAGCAGCCAGAACGTCCGGTGTGCCGTGATCTCCCCGGCGACCCGCGGCACTCCCGCGTGCGCGATGGCGAGTCCGCCGTCCCGGGCCGGTGCCCTGCCGAACTCGACGCGCTCGCCCGCACTGATCCTCAGCTGCTCTGCGACGCTGCCGCACGACGGCGGTACGACGATGACGCTGTACATGGAGTCGTCCCCCTCCCCCGATCCCCTCGGGGTCAACTTTCCCCAGTCCAACAGGGGGCAGCGTAAGGGAGGGGGATGAGGGCGGCCCAAGCATTCGGACGCCACGGCGGGTCGGTGCGGCGGGTCGGTGCGGCGCGGACGGCGAAACGGCGGCCCCCGGTTCCCTCCGCGGAGGGAACCGGGGGCCGCCGCGGGCGGATCCGGTGGGGGGATCAGCAGGGGCGCAGCGACCAGATCGGGTCCCAGGTCGCGGTGCCCGCCTGGTAGGCCGTCGACGTCCAGCGGACGCTGCCGTCCTTGTTGAAGAACTTGGCGACCGTGCCCCGCGTCTGGTTGTTGGTGAAGGGCCCGTCGCCGGTCCAGTTGGTGAGGTTCCAGGTCTGGCACTTGTAGAAGTCGAACTTCGTGCCCTTGACGACCATGCACAGGTGGCCGTAGTCGCAGGCCAGGTCCTGGGCGCCCTTGGTCACGGGCGCGTCCGTCAGGGTGAGGCCCTCGTACTCGACCGCGTCCGCGGTCACGCGCAGGGGCTTCGGGCTGTCGGCCAGTACCTGGTCGGCCGTCTGCTGGAGGCCGGTCACCCGGGTGCCGCCCGGGCTGTCGGCGGCCGTGGCCGCGACCGTGGAGCCGGCGGCCAGGGCAGTGGCCGCGAGGAGGAGTGCTGCGGGCTTGACGATGTTCATTGTCGTTCCCCCGTGAACGTCGGTGTCGTACCGCCGAGGCGGTGTGCGCACACCGTGCCCCGGGGCGCCCGCCGTGCGGAACCTCGGAACTCCCAGGGTCACCTCCCCGGCCGGGGCGTGTACTCCTTGAGGTGGTGAGCGACGCGGTCGGCGTAGTCGCGGTACTTCGGGGGAACTCCGCCCGCGTCGTTCACCTTCCGGTACGACGTGCGGTAGGCGACGGCGACCAGCACGCTGCGGTCGCCCGCCAGGCCGGCGTCGAGACGGGGTGTGATCCAGCACAGGTAACGGCCCATCGCCGGAATGGACTCGGCGGGCGGGAACGGGGGCTGCGGCACGGTCTCGCCCGGTGTGCCGTCCTCGTTCATCCACCAGCGCAGCACGCTCGGCGTCCAGCGGGCGATGCCGTACTCGTCCTTGGCCGGGTCGGCGAGATCCGGGTCGAAGCCGCTCTCGACCTTCAGCATGGCCGCGATCAGGGCCGGGCTGACCTCCTCGTGTCCGCAGTCGTGCGCCGTCTCCACGATCAGCAGGCGGTAGGCGGGCGGTACGTCACGGTCGGTGCGCAGTTCGGCGGCCCCGTAGGAGGCGGCGGCGACGCTCGCGGTGCCGCCGGGGCGCGGGCCCGCGGCGGGCTCCCGGCCGTCACCGGCCCAGCGGACGACGCCGTAGCCGAGCGCGGCGAGGGCGAGGAGCCCCGCGGTCGCGGCGGCCAGGAGCTTGCGCCTCGGGCGTGCGCGGGGCCGCAGCGAGAACCTCGCCGTGCCGCTCACGCCCCCCGTCACGGCCGTCACCCGGTGCAGCAGCGCGTCGGTGCCGATCCGGTCGGCGTGCGTACGGGTCAGGCACGCCCGCACGATCTCCCGCCATGCCGACGGCAGTTCGGGGGACAGGCGCAGCTCGTCGCCGCCCCGGGCGTACGCGACGGCGGCGTCGCGGCGGGCCGTGGGGGTGCCGCCGGGCAGCGGGAAGGACCCGGTGAGCACCAGGTGGGCCAGCACGCCGAAGGCCCACACGTCGGCGGAGGGGCGGATCCGGCGGCCCCGTTCGCCCACCTCGGACCACAGCAGCTCGGGGGGCGTGTAGTCCGGGGTGGAGAAGGCGGGCGTGTAGGCGTGGGTGCCCTCCAGCTCGGCGGCCATGTTGAAGTCGGCGAGCCGGGCCGAACCGTCCGCCATCAGCAGCACGTTGGCCGGTTTGAGGTCGCCGTGCACCCAGCCCGCCCGGTGCAGTTGCCGCAGGCCCTCGCAGACCTGCGCGAGCAGCGCGGGCCCGGCCGGCGGGCGGGGCGTGGCGGCGAGCAGGGCGGACAGCGAGCCCTCGGCCCGCTCCAGGACGAGGACGGTGGCGCCGTCGAGCCGGGGGTGGGCGGGGTCGTCGACGGTGAGGGTCTCGTACATCCGGATCAGCCGGGGCTGCCGCAGCCGGCGCAGCAACTCGACCTCGCGCTCGACCAGGTCCCGCAGGTGGGACAGCTGCCGCGGGGTGCCGGTGCCGGTGGGCAGGAACTTCAGCGCGACGGTGTCGGGGAACTCCCCGCCCGCACCGCCACCGCGACCGGCGCCGTCCGCGCCGGGTCGGCCCGGGTGCCGAGGTGTGCCGTCCCCGCCCGCGTGCCCCCGCTCTCCGGTGTCGTCCTCGGCCGGGTGGGCCGTGCCGGTGTGCGCGCGGCTCGGGTTGTCGGTGTCGGTGTCGGTGTCGGTGCCGTCGCCGCGGGCGGGGCCGTCGGTGCCTGTCGTGCCGGGGCGGCTCGGGTGGTGCTCCGTTCCGTCCCCGCCGGGTTGCGTCGGCGAGGGCATCGCGGCGCCGGTGCGGCGCGCCGCGTACACGCTGCCGAAGGCGCCGGTCGCGATCGGGGCGTGCACCTCCCAGGCGCCCACCCGGTACCCGCTGGGGACCGGGACGGCGTACGGCTCGGTCATCGCAGGGCCCGGCCGGACGGTGCCGCGAGGACCACCAGGTCGTCCTCGCGGACCAGGTCGAAGCGGAGCGCCAGCGAGACCAGCGACTCCTTCTTGCCGTTCAGCCGGGGGCCCGGCTCGGCGGTCTCCGGGCCCGGCTTCAGCCGCAGCTTCACGGCGAGGTAGTCGATGTTCCACTGCACCGACGTACGGGAGGCGGCCGGCCAGGCCGGACGGAGCCGTTCGACGACCTGGTCCGTGGTGGGCAGCGGCGCGTGCGGCGCCCCGCGCAGCCGCGGCTCGCACAGCGCCGCCAGCACCGCGAAGTACCGCTTGGTGCGGTCGACGGAGAAGGCCGGGGCGGTCGGCTCGCCGTCGGTGCCGTCCTCGCCGCGCAGATAGTCGTGGCGCGGCGCCCACACCTCGACCGGCAGCAGGTCACCGGCGGCGGGCAGCACGATCCGCGAGAACTCGAAGGGCACCGGGGCGTCGAGGCGGCCGGGCGCCACCTTGATGTGCTCGCCCGCGCCCTCCGGGTTCTCCACCACGTAGGTCTGGCGGGCGGAGAGGTTGCTCAGGGTCCAGAAGGTGCCGTGCGCCGCGATCTCACCGGCTCTGCGGGACACCCCGTCGTGCCCGATCCGCAGCCCGCCCCCGGACACGGACCGCCCGAAGACGAGCCGTTCGCCGGGCGCGAGCCGGTACTGGGTGCTGGTGTCTTCGTCCTCCGTGGTCGGCGGAGGTACCACGATGATGCTGTACAAGGTGCGTCTCCCCGTGCCTGACGGCTACCCACGCCAGACTAGGGCGACGCACCAGGGCCGTGCCCCCCTCGTACGGGTGAGACACGGCCCTGTGACGTGATTGGCGAGAAAGCGCTCCGCGCCGGTCAGTAGCGGGGTCGCCTGAACCACTCGGCGCTGGCGCGCTTGGCGGCGAACACGATCAGCAGGATCGAGACGATCATGATGAGCAGGCCGAGGCCGTAGATGGCCAGGGTGAAGATGCCGGTCACGATCGCGAGGGAACCGTAGACGATCGAGCAGACCCGGACCGCGTTGCTGCCCTTGGCGTACTGCAGCACCAGGACGAGACCGAGTACGGCGTAGACCGCGGCCAGCGCGAGGAAGAAGACGACGATGCCCTTGCCCAGCTCGAGGAAACGTTCCGCTTCGGCGTCCCCGGTGACGCCGGCCTCCAGCATCACCTCGTCCCACTGGGACAGGTTGTAGCCGTAGACCGCGGCGACGATCAGGTGGGCGGCGGCGATCACGGCGAGCATGATCTGCGCCGCGCGCGTGATGCCCGGCATCTCCGTCGGTCCCGGCCCGTAGCCTCCGCCGTACGGCTGCTGCACCGGAGGCGCCGCCGGGTACCCGTAACCGGGCTGGCCCTGGGGCTGCTGCTGCGGGTAGCCGTAGTTCGGCTGCTGGCCGCCCTGCGGGGGGCCGTAGGGGTTGTTCGGGTCGCCGAAACTCATGGCGGGTCTTCCTCCGTCGCTGTCAAGTGCGGGGACGACGCGCGGCTCGACTCGGAGGAGATTCTTCTCGAGCGGTTCGTCCCCCCGGTACGGCCCCGCGGCACTGTGCTGCCCAATCGTTCTTGACCGAACTCTGACTTGTCCAGCCCGCCCACAAGGCGTTGTGCAAGTGCAACAACATCGATCATGAGCGGATAGGGCGGGACGTGTCCCGCGGCGTCCGGAAGGTTCCCGCGCGGTGCCCGCATGCCGACCTGATTGGAACCCGGGGCAGGTCATCCGCGAGGATGGGGGCATGACCGCCCAGATTCTCGATGGCAAGGCCACCGCAGCCGCGATCAAGTCCGAACTGACCGCCCGCGTGGCGG from Streptomyces sp. CB09001 includes the following:
- a CDS encoding FHA domain-containing protein — translated: MYSVIVVPPSCGSVAEQLRISAGERVEFGRAPARDGGLAIAHAGVPRVAGEITAHRTFWLLSNLSEDQTYVVENPEGAGEHVKVAPGRVEAPVPFELARVTLPAAGDLLSFDVWAPRHAFRSVERGGLEGAGTVPAFALDRTKRYFAVLAALCERRLRGEPRAPLPAVEEMVERLRPSWPKASRSAVYWNIDYLAVKLRLRPGPDTAEPGRRTHGKKESLASLALRFDLVREDDLVVLAPVPSEAKR
- a CDS encoding protein kinase; its protein translation is MTGRPYAVPVPKGYRIGPWEVREPLASGAFATVYDAALRTFDGDELPRRAALKFLPTGTRTPRRLHHLRDLAEREVQLLRRLRSPRLIRMYDTLTVDDPDHPELDGATVLVLERAEGSLDAVLARTPAPEAGPALLAQICEGLHQLHHAGWVHGDLKPANVLLMADGSARLADFNMAAELEGTHAYTPAFATPDYTPPELLWPEVDERGTRIRPSADVWAFGVLAHVVLTGAFPLPGGTSEARSDAAMRYARGREELRLSPSLPDAWQDILRDCLAPAHAERDIGTATLLRRVEEAAGASRSVRLPRLRPRRWRRPALAAALAAGILGAASLAYTTPWESAPAAAAPPTCEQPVVYESSDGRGHMAGHSGTWDFTIKRGDGGSQVRELQCLLRHLHGITEVGEVDGDFGPKTQSAVLIFQKRAGLDADGMVGPATWRALRTLGL
- a CDS encoding protein kinase, which produces MTEPYAVPVPSGYRVGAWEVHAPIATGAFGSVYAARRTGAAMPSPTQPGGDGTEHHPSRPGTTGTDGPARGDGTDTDTDTDNPSRAHTGTAHPAEDDTGERGHAGGDGTPRHPGRPGADGAGRGGGAGGEFPDTVALKFLPTGTGTPRQLSHLRDLVEREVELLRRLRQPRLIRMYETLTVDDPAHPRLDGATVLVLERAEGSLSALLAATPRPPAGPALLAQVCEGLRQLHRAGWVHGDLKPANVLLMADGSARLADFNMAAELEGTHAYTPAFSTPDYTPPELLWSEVGERGRRIRPSADVWAFGVLAHLVLTGSFPLPGGTPTARRDAAVAYARGGDELRLSPELPSAWREIVRACLTRTHADRIGTDALLHRVTAVTGGVSGTARFSLRPRARPRRKLLAAATAGLLALAALGYGVVRWAGDGREPAAGPRPGGTASVAAASYGAAELRTDRDVPPAYRLLIVETAHDCGHEEVSPALIAAMLKVESGFDPDLADPAKDEYGIARWTPSVLRWWMNEDGTPGETVPQPPFPPAESIPAMGRYLCWITPRLDAGLAGDRSVLVAVAYRTSYRKVNDAGGVPPKYRDYADRVAHHLKEYTPRPGR
- a CDS encoding FHA domain-containing protein, whose product is MYSIIVVPPPTTEDEDTSTQYRLAPGERLVFGRSVSGGGLRIGHDGVSRRAGEIAAHGTFWTLSNLSARQTYVVENPEGAGEHIKVAPGRLDAPVPFEFSRIVLPAAGDLLPVEVWAPRHDYLRGEDGTDGEPTAPAFSVDRTKRYFAVLAALCEPRLRGAPHAPLPTTDQVVERLRPAWPAASRTSVQWNIDYLAVKLRLKPGPETAEPGPRLNGKKESLVSLALRFDLVREDDLVVLAAPSGRALR